The following is a genomic window from Methanoplanus sp. FWC-SCC4.
ATGATTCCAATTATTGCATGATAGAGTCCCATTGCAATAAGTCCTTCTACAAGTGGGAAAGTTCCTGCAACAAACATTTCAATTGCACATGCAAGTGCCGGTATCAGACATGCAAGCCATGCTGCAATTCCTGCCGATGCATATGTGTTTCCAATGACTTTTTTGACTCCGGTGAAGGTGTAATAACCGACAAAACCTCCGATTACACCCATATTAATGATGTTGGCTCCCATTGTTGTAATGCCTCCGTCACCGAATATGACTCCCTGAATGATCAGAACTATGGATAATACGAAAACTGCGGCATAAGGTGATCCGAGGACTATCGCTGCAAGAGCTCCACCTACAAGATGTCCTGAAGTGCCCATTCCGACTGGCAGGTTGAATGCCTGAATTGCAAAAATTCCGGCTGCAAGAACAGCTATCAATGGTATTTTTTCTTCGCTTAATTCATTTCTGGCCCATTTAAGGGCAAGTGCAATAAAAACAATTGCTATTAACCAGTAAACCGCTGCCTGTGGAAGCGGTATGAAAGCATCAGGTATATGCATAATTTATCAACAAATCAAGTGTGACATTATTGAATATAAGTATTACTAAATTTGATCGAGATGTAGAATTGACAGAATACTTTTGTAAAGTGTAAATTTGAGTATGAATAGT
Proteins encoded in this region:
- the cbiM gene encoding cobalt transporter CbiM codes for the protein MHIPDAFIPLPQAAVYWLIAIVFIALALKWARNELSEEKIPLIAVLAAGIFAIQAFNLPVGMGTSGHLVGGALAAIVLGSPYAAVFVLSIVLIIQGVIFGDGGITTMGANIINMGVIGGFVGYYTFTGVKKVIGNTYASAGIAAWLACLIPALACAIEMFVAGTFPLVEGLIAMGLYHAIIGIIEGILTAGGIYLIATARPDLIETETSGGITA